Proteins from one Arthrobacter sp. DNA4 genomic window:
- a CDS encoding ATP-dependent endonuclease produces the protein MVTPRFVVASRDAWPIKTRGTFTLVIDMWDDFRFRTSYMLYYGTGSATTEIGAVKIASRGMRKGDPHTKLPSSFSQLTGDFYSLGQDREYYEALANLPNGVGRPALRALRDLAENLDIFDDVQDEPALETSLLRSVPKQTVAVQFNRIIEGRAPLTPYRFSYSFPHDSASPPLELDFAVHLEAMPSTNVHVLIGANGVGKSSLLRDFVQAVSASTGASGTFHDLAASDFSEDKKAVPFANVVHVAFSAFDRDILDPQDSSLDVHSVGLASAADESLDTQFAKSLRICARGPRRNRWLTAVRTLAVADGILADANLDRLIGSEDAEAAFAAMSSGHKIVLLTVTRLVELVEERSLILVDEPETHLHPPLLSALTRAVSDLVVDRNGVAIIATHSPVVLQEVPRSCTWMLQRSGHDLRASRLGTETFGESVSRLTSEVFHLDANRTGYNQVLRTLLEQNNASAELVMDALGGHLGSEGRFVLSALGYQREEDRV, from the coding sequence ATGGTGACTCCTCGCTTTGTGGTCGCGAGCAGAGACGCCTGGCCCATAAAGACACGGGGTACGTTCACCCTGGTCATCGACATGTGGGACGACTTCCGCTTCCGGACCAGCTACATGCTCTATTACGGCACCGGAAGCGCGACAACTGAGATCGGCGCCGTGAAGATTGCGTCTAGAGGGATGAGAAAAGGAGACCCTCATACGAAATTGCCGAGCAGCTTCAGCCAACTCACCGGCGACTTCTACTCCCTCGGACAGGACCGCGAATACTATGAAGCGCTGGCAAACCTTCCGAACGGCGTCGGCCGCCCAGCGCTTCGCGCGCTCAGAGACCTCGCCGAAAATCTTGACATCTTCGACGATGTGCAGGACGAGCCCGCTCTCGAAACCTCGCTTCTTCGATCGGTCCCGAAACAAACTGTGGCCGTCCAATTTAATCGGATCATTGAGGGGCGAGCCCCACTAACGCCCTACCGGTTCAGTTACTCATTTCCGCATGACTCGGCCTCTCCCCCTCTTGAACTCGATTTCGCGGTTCACCTCGAAGCCATGCCATCAACAAATGTGCACGTTCTCATCGGCGCTAACGGAGTAGGCAAGTCGAGCTTGCTTCGCGATTTTGTTCAAGCGGTAAGCGCTTCAACCGGTGCCTCCGGGACGTTCCATGACCTGGCGGCGTCAGACTTTTCCGAGGACAAGAAAGCGGTTCCGTTTGCAAACGTCGTACACGTAGCCTTTTCTGCGTTTGACCGCGACATCCTGGATCCGCAGGACAGCTCCTTGGACGTTCATTCTGTTGGCTTGGCAAGCGCGGCTGACGAGTCGCTCGACACCCAGTTCGCCAAGAGCCTCCGCATTTGTGCCCGGGGTCCTCGACGAAATCGCTGGCTTACGGCCGTAAGAACGCTGGCCGTGGCCGATGGGATACTTGCCGATGCGAATCTCGACCGTCTTATCGGTTCTGAGGATGCTGAAGCAGCATTCGCCGCGATGAGTTCCGGCCACAAGATCGTCCTCCTGACGGTAACGCGACTGGTCGAGCTTGTTGAGGAGCGTTCCCTCATACTCGTTGACGAGCCCGAAACCCACTTGCACCCCCCACTTTTGTCGGCATTGACGAGAGCAGTCTCGGATCTCGTCGTTGACCGGAATGGAGTTGCCATAATTGCCACGCATTCACCTGTAGTGCTGCAGGAAGTGCCGCGCTCATGCACGTGGATGCTCCAGCGGAGTGGCCATGATCTTCGTGCCTCCCGGCTCGGTACCGAGACGTTCGGTGAGTCAGTCTCCCGCCTCACTTCTGAAGTCTTCCATCTCGACGCTAATCGGACCGGATACAACCAGGTACTCCGCACATTGCTCGAACAAAACAACGCCTCGGCGGAACTAGTCATGGACGCTCTTGGAGGGCATCTGGGCAGTGAGGGACGCTTCGTTCTGAGCGCCCTCGGCTACCAACGAGAGGAAGACCGTGTATAG
- the tcmP gene encoding three-Cys-motif partner protein TcmP: MTAAANGRRALGNSREFFREKKPAAIFKHKLLEDYLTPWAAKLGSFNPQGVAFVDGYAGSGRYDGSEDGSPVIAMRAALKVPTSKLRCVFVEKLATNASRLSEVVSAEGEGVDVVGPLHGTLEDRMDTVLNAIEGRPALIFLDPFGTALSADLLIDKILRRPGAASTEVLLNFNIEAVWRFGGFLNSARAMDGANGKHTLETADRFLGGDWWHESFRTARKAIDDQGEYRSAAEAAMEVAERYAQIVSTRARVNALSVPVRRERTTQPFFSLMLFHSHDAAKLPFIDAAARAHRKWRYAHWERYAERHSDPMALFDLDVFPDRESEDSRLSAEAVKTIETNLRSLLSERSSLALGEYMEAAFGLTLGTAGARELRKAVANLHSARLIRKPPARLDRGWLYRA; the protein is encoded by the coding sequence TTGACAGCCGCAGCCAACGGACGGAGAGCATTGGGGAACAGCCGAGAGTTTTTTAGAGAGAAGAAACCCGCTGCAATTTTCAAGCACAAATTGCTCGAAGATTACCTCACTCCTTGGGCTGCAAAGCTCGGATCGTTCAATCCCCAAGGGGTCGCCTTCGTCGACGGATACGCCGGTAGTGGCCGCTACGACGGGAGCGAGGACGGGTCGCCGGTCATAGCCATGCGTGCAGCGCTGAAAGTACCTACGTCCAAACTCCGTTGCGTTTTCGTCGAAAAATTGGCGACGAATGCGAGCCGTCTGTCCGAAGTGGTTTCCGCGGAAGGTGAAGGCGTAGACGTAGTTGGGCCCCTGCATGGCACATTGGAAGACCGGATGGACACGGTGCTGAACGCCATTGAGGGGCGCCCTGCACTGATCTTTCTAGACCCTTTTGGGACGGCGCTGTCAGCAGACCTGTTGATTGACAAAATCCTGCGCCGCCCCGGTGCTGCTTCAACAGAGGTGTTGCTCAATTTCAATATCGAGGCCGTGTGGCGTTTTGGGGGCTTTCTCAACTCCGCCAGAGCGATGGATGGCGCCAACGGTAAGCACACGCTAGAGACGGCTGACCGTTTCCTTGGGGGCGACTGGTGGCACGAAAGCTTTCGGACGGCCCGAAAGGCGATAGACGACCAGGGTGAATATCGGTCGGCCGCAGAAGCAGCTATGGAGGTTGCAGAGCGCTACGCACAAATCGTTTCAACTAGGGCAAGAGTGAATGCTCTGTCCGTGCCAGTGCGTCGGGAACGTACCACACAACCCTTCTTTTCCCTGATGCTATTTCATTCCCATGATGCTGCGAAGCTTCCATTTATTGATGCAGCCGCACGAGCGCATAGGAAGTGGAGGTACGCCCATTGGGAGCGATATGCCGAAAGGCATAGCGATCCGATGGCTTTGTTTGATCTAGATGTGTTCCCAGACCGTGAATCGGAGGACAGCCGCTTGTCCGCTGAAGCTGTGAAAACTATTGAAACGAACTTGCGATCTTTGCTGTCCGAGCGTTCAAGTCTGGCGCTAGGGGAATACATGGAAGCAGCATTCGGACTGACGCTGGGCACCGCAGGCGCCCGGGAACTCAGGAAAGCGGTGGCAAATCTCCACAGCGCTCGTCTGATTCGAAAACCTCCAGCCCGCTTGGATAGAGGTTGGCTTTACAGGGCCTGA
- a CDS encoding DUF5131 family protein, with translation MSARSQIEWTGATWNPVTGCDRVATGCDNCYALTLSKRLKAMGAEKYQHDGSPITSGPGFGVTIHPRALRQPYSWKAPKVVFVNSMSDLFHAKVPISFVRDIFEVIAATPQHTYQVLTKRSHRMARIASQLDWPQNLWMGVSVENQDVVDRIDHLRQVLTAVRFLSCEPLIGPIEALNLDGIHWVIVGGESGPNHRPMESGWVESIRDQCLEAEVPFFFKQWGGRTPKQNGRTLGGRIWDAMPSNVPQAL, from the coding sequence ATGAGTGCAAGGTCCCAAATCGAGTGGACGGGGGCAACATGGAATCCCGTCACGGGCTGCGACCGCGTAGCGACTGGCTGTGATAACTGCTATGCACTCACGCTATCGAAGCGATTGAAGGCAATGGGTGCAGAGAAGTACCAACACGACGGTTCACCTATCACTAGTGGACCCGGTTTTGGTGTCACCATTCATCCACGAGCCCTACGCCAGCCCTATTCTTGGAAGGCGCCGAAGGTCGTGTTTGTGAACTCAATGAGCGACTTGTTCCACGCCAAGGTTCCAATTTCCTTCGTGAGGGACATTTTTGAGGTGATAGCCGCTACGCCCCAGCACACCTATCAGGTTCTGACAAAGCGGTCGCACAGAATGGCTCGGATAGCTAGTCAGTTAGACTGGCCACAAAATCTCTGGATGGGTGTCTCCGTCGAAAATCAGGATGTAGTGGACCGAATTGATCATCTGCGACAGGTGCTTACCGCCGTCCGTTTTCTGTCGTGCGAACCGCTTATAGGCCCGATTGAAGCACTAAACCTGGATGGCATTCACTGGGTCATCGTTGGAGGTGAATCGGGGCCTAACCATCGGCCCATGGAATCAGGGTGGGTGGAAAGTATCCGCGACCAATGCCTTGAAGCAGAGGTGCCATTCTTCTTTAAGCAATGGGGTGGGAGAACTCCCAAGCAGAATGGAAGAACTTTAGGGGGGCGCATATGGGACGCGATGCCCTCCAACGTGCCTCAGGCCCTGTAA
- a CDS encoding helix-turn-helix transcriptional regulator translates to MPRITQPHDAAWSADVEAAVATFGNRSRNEILRFLTASGPATRGDIVAAVSAGDPSVAKHLAALEETGVVMVDVEPGRRHGRSPRYSANPARIKELLDAHLKYLLEEHQ, encoded by the coding sequence ATGCCGAGAATTACGCAACCGCACGACGCAGCCTGGTCGGCCGACGTCGAGGCTGCCGTCGCGACTTTCGGCAACAGATCGCGCAACGAGATCCTCCGGTTCCTTACCGCCAGCGGGCCTGCAACCCGCGGCGACATCGTCGCGGCTGTCAGCGCGGGCGACCCCAGCGTGGCCAAACATCTCGCAGCACTGGAGGAAACGGGTGTGGTGATGGTCGACGTCGAGCCCGGGCGAAGGCATGGACGATCACCTCGGTACTCCGCAAACCCTGCCCGAATCAAGGAGCTGCTTGACGCACACCTAAAGTACTTGCTGGAGGAACACCAGTAG
- a CDS encoding HNH endonuclease, with the protein METIKKKVDRAPYTAAAATVQAKCDAFELLARNGQFELAESSAFDITGLLGSAMVELYDKQFSRNQGAEAIRDGIKNAAKNALCPYCGEGYATELDHYLPKTKFAGTTVHRANLVPACGDCNFEKRTYKPGPDKPAVLHPYFDTAFGIPWLTASVISGPLGTPVVDFGVCLQNPYPELEARLNQHMTIFKLWKRFGTWAAQALDNFDMLLRTPYGQSMTLERAREQLHVTALQQSGGRVNSWEGATHSAMLDSEWYLSSYLKLK; encoded by the coding sequence GTGGAGACTATCAAGAAGAAGGTCGATCGCGCGCCCTATACTGCTGCAGCAGCGACGGTCCAAGCGAAGTGCGATGCCTTCGAACTCCTCGCTAGAAACGGTCAGTTTGAACTAGCAGAGAGCAGTGCCTTCGATATAACCGGACTCCTTGGTTCGGCAATGGTCGAGCTTTACGACAAACAATTTAGTCGCAATCAGGGCGCGGAGGCGATTCGTGATGGGATCAAAAATGCGGCAAAGAATGCGCTCTGCCCGTACTGCGGTGAGGGTTACGCGACAGAGCTAGATCACTATCTACCAAAAACCAAGTTTGCGGGCACAACCGTACACCGAGCGAATCTGGTACCCGCCTGTGGCGACTGCAACTTCGAAAAACGTACCTATAAGCCGGGTCCTGATAAACCTGCAGTACTTCACCCATACTTCGATACAGCCTTCGGCATTCCTTGGTTGACCGCAAGTGTCATCAGCGGACCGCTCGGGACCCCAGTCGTCGATTTCGGGGTCTGCCTCCAGAACCCTTACCCAGAACTTGAGGCACGGTTGAACCAGCACATGACTATCTTCAAGCTTTGGAAAAGGTTTGGAACATGGGCCGCACAAGCCTTGGACAATTTCGATATGCTCCTGAGGACCCCCTACGGACAATCCATGACGCTGGAGCGAGCCCGTGAGCAGCTTCATGTGACGGCATTGCAACAGTCTGGGGGCCGTGTGAATTCATGGGAAGGAGCAACTCACTCGGCGATGCTCGATAGCGAGTGGTATCTCTCCAGTTACTTGAAATTAAAGTGA
- a CDS encoding C40 family peptidase encodes MPALAAIAVVARRRALLKIVTAVVAVVVLGGLMAFVGVVAVLAEATGERAVACTPGSADSRAVTAGTTGGVEVRDAGKLLYVLTPRQEGVARAYISVGKQLGVPRSGQIIAIMMALQESGLRMLANPAVPGSLTLPNDGIGTDHDSIGSAQQRPAAGWGSVSELMDASYNARAFYGGPTGPNHGSPHGLLDVPGWQAMDKGRAAQAVQVSAFPELYAQWEPTATAIFAALESDTAPASCLRPTAGNQNVGQVGNLSQLRQNILRFTQEGLGGRYVWGGTAFKAWDCSGYVQWVYRQAGIELPRVEQWRVGVRTDDPEPGDLVVQNPQGPGNWGHVGIYAGDGTMWSALNPAAGTLLHPISWNTGTAYFDLLGS; translated from the coding sequence ATGCCAGCTCTGGCAGCGATTGCCGTCGTGGCACGACGACGGGCTTTACTTAAGATCGTTACCGCCGTTGTAGCTGTCGTCGTACTCGGCGGGCTGATGGCCTTTGTTGGCGTCGTGGCTGTACTTGCCGAGGCGACTGGAGAGCGTGCTGTTGCTTGTACTCCGGGTAGCGCGGACAGTCGTGCAGTGACCGCGGGAACTACTGGGGGCGTGGAAGTCCGCGACGCTGGCAAGCTGCTCTACGTATTGACGCCTCGTCAAGAGGGCGTGGCGCGGGCTTACATTTCGGTGGGGAAGCAACTGGGTGTGCCGCGTTCCGGACAAATCATCGCAATCATGATGGCGCTTCAAGAATCGGGCCTTCGCATGCTTGCGAACCCGGCAGTGCCTGGTTCCCTTACCCTCCCCAATGACGGTATCGGGACGGACCACGACTCAATTGGGTCGGCGCAACAACGCCCGGCTGCGGGGTGGGGCAGTGTATCCGAGCTAATGGACGCCTCATACAATGCCCGCGCGTTCTACGGCGGACCGACAGGTCCCAACCATGGAAGTCCACATGGGCTGTTGGATGTCCCCGGGTGGCAGGCCATGGATAAGGGGCGGGCTGCGCAGGCGGTTCAGGTCTCTGCTTTTCCGGAGTTGTATGCACAGTGGGAGCCGACAGCGACAGCAATTTTTGCTGCCTTGGAAAGCGACACAGCTCCTGCATCTTGTTTGAGACCTACTGCAGGGAATCAAAATGTCGGACAGGTGGGGAACCTAAGCCAGCTGCGCCAGAACATCTTGCGGTTTACACAGGAAGGCCTCGGCGGCCGGTATGTCTGGGGCGGCACGGCTTTCAAGGCCTGGGACTGCTCCGGGTATGTTCAGTGGGTCTACAGGCAGGCCGGTATCGAACTGCCAAGGGTGGAACAGTGGCGTGTGGGTGTCCGAACAGATGATCCAGAACCTGGAGACCTGGTAGTGCAGAATCCTCAGGGTCCCGGTAACTGGGGGCACGTAGGCATCTACGCCGGCGACGGCACGATGTGGAGCGCCCTCAATCCTGCCGCGGGCACATTGCTGCATCCGATTAGCTGGAATACCGGCACAGCTTATTTCGACCTGTTGGGGAGCTGA